GGCAGGGACCACAGGCGTCGTGCCCACGGTCCGCGCCCTGGTGAGAATCATAAGCGCCGGAGCCGACCGGTTGGCGGCGGGAAGGTCCGGGACCGAGGTCGTCGGGGGCCGAGCACCCGATCCACCGGACACGGTTTCCGCGGGCGGATTCACGGCAACAGGGGGCTACCGGATCGCAACCCGCCAAAAGCCATTCCCGCCAACCCGATCGCACACCGCCGGGCTGGGGACCGGGTGGTGTGCGAGTCCTCGCTTCGGTCGTTGGCACCAGGAGGTGGTGCCGACGACCTCGACACACCATTCATCGGCCCGCGAGAAACTGGTCTTGACACGCTTCTGAAGAATCCGCGCCGCGATCACCCGGCGCGAGCGATACCGTTCGCGGCGAACTTGCGCAGCAGCGCGAGATTAACCGCGTCCATCTCGTCGCCGTCATCGTTTTTCTTGGGCGTTTCGAGGATCATGGGGCGATCGAGGAACCGCGGGTCGGTCACGAGCCGGCGAAACGCTTCGGGTCCGATCTCCCCCAACCCGATGCCCGCGTGCCGGTCCACGCGACTGCCCAATGCCTTCGCGCTATCGTTGACGTGAAACAACTTCAGTCGGTCGACGCCAACGAGGTCGTCGAACTGTTGAAACGTGCTCCGGTAGTCCGAATCGGAGCCGAGCGGGTACCCGGCCGCGAAAACGTGGCAGGTGTCGAGGCACACGCCCATACGGTCGGCACACTTCGCGCGATCGAGAATCGTGGCGATGTGCTCGAACCGGTGCCCGAGCGAAGTGCCCTGCCCCGCGGTCGTTTCGATCAGCACGCGCACGTTGAAGCCGGCGCAGCGTGCGTGAACTTCCTCGAACCCTTCGATCACACGAGCCAGCCCTGCGTCTTCACCACTGCCGGTGTGTGCCCCCGGGTGCGTGACGAGGTAGTCCAGCCCGAGCGCTTCGGCACGTTCCAGCTCATCCACGAATGTTTCGACCGATTTCGCATAGACCGCGGCATCTGGCGATGCGAGGTTAATGAGATACGAGTCGTGTGCCGTCAGGTGCTTGAGGCGCGACGCGCTGGCCGCCCGGCGAAACTGGGTGATGGTTTCCGGTGAAAGCGATTCTGCGGCCCATTTGCTGGCATTTTTGGTGAAGATTTGGACGGTATCACACCCGAGCGAGGATGCTGCGGAGATCGCGTTGTGCAGCCCGCGGCTGATCGAAAGGTGAGCGCCGAAAAGTGGCACCGGTCCATCCTCCTTGAGAGTAAAGGGGAGATATTGTGTCGGACCGGGCACCGAATTGCAGTGTCCGTTGCGGAAAGAAAATTTGTGTGGTTGGTGTTTGGCTCGGCGCCTCAATTTGTGCGTTGTTGGTGGCTAACATTTTCGGCCCTACTACGGCCCGCCGAATCGACGCAAGAATTATTCCTGAAAACAGTTACGCACAACACATCCTGCAAGAATTGTTAACCAATTTTCTCCCTTTCACAAACTTGAATCTTGTTTTGATTCTACACAGGGCACGGCGCGATTCCGAAACAACATTCATCCTGTTTGAACGACATTGCCGCAGCAAAAATATACGCAAGTTCAGATATATTGATTTTGTCGAGGCGTGAGTGGACCGAGCAGCGGGTGGAATTACGGATCGATCAAGTCCTGTAGGGCGATGTTGATTTCGGTCGCGGTGAAGTACCCAACGAGGCAGCAGAGGGTCTGAAGTCGAGGGACGTGGAATCACTCAACTCGGGTAGTCGTGCGGACGGAACGCCCGCGGTCCCAGGAGCAAATCG
This region of Gemmata massiliana genomic DNA includes:
- a CDS encoding deoxyribonuclease IV; its protein translation is MPLFGAHLSISRGLHNAISAASSLGCDTVQIFTKNASKWAAESLSPETITQFRRAASASRLKHLTAHDSYLINLASPDAAVYAKSVETFVDELERAEALGLDYLVTHPGAHTGSGEDAGLARVIEGFEEVHARCAGFNVRVLIETTAGQGTSLGHRFEHIATILDRAKCADRMGVCLDTCHVFAAGYPLGSDSDYRSTFQQFDDLVGVDRLKLFHVNDSAKALGSRVDRHAGIGLGEIGPEAFRRLVTDPRFLDRPMILETPKKNDDGDEMDAVNLALLRKFAANGIARAG